The genomic segment gatcccctctcaatctcctaaattctagaaagtataaaccaagtctatccagtctttcttcataagacagtcctgacatcccaggaatcagtctggtgaaccttctctgcactccctctatggcaataatgtccttcctcagatttggagaccaaaactgtacgcaatactccaggtgtcgtctcaccaagaccctgtacaactgcagtagaacctccctgttcctatactcaaatccttttgctatgaaagctaacataccattcgctttcttcactgcctgctgcacctgcatgcctactttcaatgactggtgtaccatgacacccagctctcgctgcatctccccttttcctagtcggccaccatttagataatagtctgctttcctgtttttgccaccaaaatcgataacctcacatttatccacattatactgcatctgccaaacatttgcccactcacccaacctatccaagtcaccgtgcagactcctagcatcgtcctcacagctaacactgcctcccagcttagtgtcatccgcaaacttggagatattgccttcaattccctcatccagatcattaatatatattgtaaatagctggggtcccagcactgagccttgcggtaccccactagtcactgcccgccattgtgaaaaggacacgtttactcctactctttgcttcctgtttgccagtcagttttccatccacatcaatacagaacccccaatgccgtgagctttaagtttgtatactaatctcttatgtgggaccttgtcgaaagccttctggaagtccagatacaccacacccaATGGTTCtctcctatccacgctactagttacatcctcgaaaaattctataagattcgtcagacatgatttaccttttgtaaatccatgctaactttgtccaatgatttcaccactttccaactgtgctgctatcccatctttaataactgactctagtagtttccccactaccgatgttagactaactggtctgtaattccccgttttctctctccctcccttcttaaaaagtggggttacgtttgctacccgccaatcctcaggaactactccagaatctaaagagttttgaaagattattattaatgcatccactatttctggagctacttccttaagtactctgggatgcagcctatctggccctggggatttatcggccttgaatccattcaatttacccaacaccacttcccggctaacctggatttcactcaattcctccaactcctttgacccgcggtcccctgctatttccggcagattatttatgtcttccttagtgaagacggaaccaaagtagttattcaattagtcCGCCATATCCCTgttcccatgatcaactcacctgtttctgactgcaagggacctacatttgttttaactaatctctttcttttcacatatctataaaaacttttgcagtcagtttttatgttccctgccagttttctttcataatctaatgTCTAATAACATGTAATAACATGTCTGGGAGATGTGGGCGGAAATCgccctggtcacggggagaatattgaaacatagacaataggtgcaggagtaggccattcagcccttcgagccagcaccgccattcaatatgataatgactgatcatccagaatcagtatcccgttcctgctttctccccatatcctgtgatcaggcatgagacaggaagaaactgaaaaaagaggaagagagatgggggtccaGGGGACAGCGCTCCTGGTGGCGGTAAAACAAGGCAgcgtctcccctccccccatgcagagaattttaaataattatcagaatcagaatcacactttatccgccaagtatgttttgcaacatacgaagaatttcattggccaaatcagtcatacaattaaaagcaacaggtcactcaaaaacacattttaacatgaacatccaccacagtgactcctacacattcctcactgtgatggaaggcgaaataaagttcaagtcccttcccttagttcttcctcgatcGTTGTACTAGGGAAGGGGTAGAGAGCGGGGGAAGGGGACATGGAAGCGCACGTAGACAATACCAGAAATCAGCGTCGAACCGAATTCAACGGAGCAGCGAAACAGCGCAactaacttcagtctgaagaagggtttcggcccgaaacgtcgcctatttccttcgctccatagatgctgctgcacccgctgagtttctccagcaattttgtgtaccagcgcaactaactaactaactacaaAACTACACAACACGATCAGAAATGCCACACAACAAGGTCTCACCCGGACTTGGGAAATCTTCTGCTTCTGTTGGTCTTCCATTTCCTGGATGGCTGATTTATTTGTTGTCAGAGATTGTATGGATGATTTAACCTGATCCTGGGAATCAGACAGAAAGGGGGTTAGACAATAAACATTCAACTATACGTTCAAGCAAGTGATCAtagtcggtttgcttttaccttgtaggtttcaacagcttcatcgaccggcatgaagctgtgagacttgtgttcccgcccagctgcacaaatcacacagatcagtttcttgtccgtttcacaaaacagcttcagttcttcctgatgtttgtCGCAGTgatgtttactttccttctcttccgtattcaggctcagtgttcgagctttctcagacagtctcgccaaggcccgattaaccctgagggtgcggtctgtaaactcgtctctacattccgggcatgaGTTTCTCTCCtctctgtcccaactctgtgtgatacaggagcggcagaagttgtgcccacactccaggaTAACCgggtcggtgaagaaatccaggcagatgggacaaagtgTCTCCTCCGTCCAACTCTCGACCTGCTGTTTAGAAGCCATTTTAACTCCTGCCACTTCCTGGTTTGAAACTGCTTTCGCTGATTGGGAGCTGCTGATCCCTTGTGATCCCTCTGTACCGCGAGTGTCCACCGCGTACGCTGCCGTCTCCAGCACATTTGCTGTAGGGTTTCAGGGTGAACGTGTTCTAGGTGACCGTGTCCTGACCTCAAATACCCATGGAGGGGTTAGTGAAATGTTAAACAGACCGGTATATAAATGTAAACGCAGGGAATGTTATGGGACAGTTTAGAACAGGATAGAAAATGTCATGGTCTAAAAGGAAACGAACTGGGCTGTAAAACGATGGTTAAATATAAACTTAGAGTGAAGTCGAGTCggatttattgtcatctgtacaagTACTGCGATGAACAGCTGCGATGAACAACTCATCGCCGTTTCAGCTGCATCACACGCACAAATACTCAGTGCTacataaaatattaattaaacGCAAATTACAACCACATTACACATACATTCTGCAAGTtagtaaaaacaaaattaaaaactgctccaaagacaaggcattaatgcaaaacacaattaaaaataaacacacCCATGGCAGTGCAGGCGGTAGTGCAACTCGTGTGCGTTGGAAATGCCGTACATGATGCGAACAGTCAGGATACATTCTACAGCGCTGATGTGGAGGTTTCTTCGAGTATCAGGTTATATCCCGGAATATCCACAATACGACGACACATTCCGTATGGAACAAAGAACAGTCCGCATAGGAGCAGCCcttatagaagttatatagaatgtaAATAGAAGAAACACTTTACTTCTTAATACGCTTAAAAACAGTAAAGCTCGCAGCTGTCAGCTATTTTTTGTGTGCTCAGAAGTCAAGGCGCAAAAACATGTTATTTGCTTAGTTTATATTTTGCTTTAGACTAGAACTTTATGATAACttagaaatttaaaataaaagtaaaaaGGACAGTACAAGGTTAAAGTTTGTAAAAACATCCGCactaagcagccaaagataagaactgaaattGCAATAAAATACTACGTGAAAGGATAGTTCAGTGAGCATTTGGAGAATGGCAAAGCTGTGCTATCTCTGAGtgttccaggcccagatttgtgcaaattaaaggcctctcgtcttcttgaagaattctccgtgtctgtgtcatttatATCTTTAATTTGAGTCATGTAAACCACGACAAATTGGCGCAGCGAGCAGGGTCGGTAAGAGACCATTAATTAAAAGATATGTAGCCCAGGGCCTTCCCAGCCCCTAATGTGGCTCTTAAGGACAACAGGACAAAGGTGGCCACCTAAAAACTATGCGGATTTCCGCTTCATTTGGACTAATAACCTGTTGTTCATGATAAGCCATTGGGGACACAGAAGTGCCCAGGTAGTTAGAAGGTTTCTCCGACCCAAGAATCTGGCACTAAATTGTTCTAAAAAGGAGGACCGGGAGGATTGTCCAAGAAGGCCGCGCTGTGTGTGGTGAGTAATAATAGTTGTGATAAGAAAGTAATGTGATAGTATTAAGAGTTTATTAAGACCTTGTGGTTACCGCCCTGAGAAGTCAGGGGTCTGTACGGGCAAGGCAGGTATTAAGGCCTTGTGGTTACCGCCCTGAGAAGTCAGGGGTCTGTACGGGCAAGGCAGGTATTGTGTGGACAACGCTTTGGGTGACCAGGGGTCATCCGGGCAAAATATGAATTTGGGATAGGTGCGTGGCAGAAGGTGTACACAGTGATAGAATATTATAGAATAGCAGAAAGTAGAATAGAAATAATAATAGTGTATGGTTTAAGGACTGAGTGTCTTAACTGTTTATGGATATAAGCCTGCAGCATTCTTTCGGCTGAGAGATCAGAAAAAATGTGTTTCCTTTGTCTGGAAATTAAAGGGATGGCATGTGGTCAGATGTTGAGTGACTAGGAATTTGATTGGTTGTGATCTTAGTGGGGTGTGGTTAGAATTTGAGTGACGGTGAGTCTGACTGGTCACGACCTGAATCAATGTCCAATCACAGGTTTGGGAACCTGATTGATGGAAGATTGGATCATCCTACTCTGGCTTGGGAGGGATCCCAATGTTAAATTTGAAACTTTAGTCAGTGTAGAAAGTTGCATAATTactttgaagtaagaatggaatgaatgtgatttgtgtgtaaaaaccggttttgaatgaatgaagaagttgttatatgtgataattattttgttattattGTATTTGTAGACCACATTGTAAGGGTAAGTAGATACGTTTtagttatatagcacgttttcagTTAACTCGCATGgacaccaaagtgttttacataaaatagataataagtttccataccaaccagagaaaaaggttaaaaataaataaataaataaaatggaagtATTGATTAAGAACCACAGACCAAGAGATAAAACAGAGAAACGGAAAAAGAAAAGGGAGAAGGAACAAGAGGTGCTTAACCTGTTCAGGGCAGAAGGGAAAAGGCTGAGGAAAACCTACCCGGCAGGAAACATAACCAAGAAAGAAGGAGGGGAGACCGAGAAGCAGTCCGAGGGTCAGGGGATTATGGGAAGAGGAGCGTCCTTATATCCCTGTTTAAAAGACCCCGGGtgcccccctccctaccccagtCTGGAAGGTGCAAACCAATGCCCCGTGATAAGAGGAATAATGAAGTAAGAAGGGAGATCAGGAAGCTGCAGGACCAGAGGAATCAGAGGAGTTTGGAGGTACCCGAGTCAGCAGAGAGGGGGGATGAAGGAAGGGGTGGACAGTGGAAAGAGTTAAGCCAGCGGTCAAGCGAGAGAGTGCAAGGCAGTGAGGAGGAAACGGAATCGGGCAGTtatagggagagaaggagggaaacAAGGGATGGAGATTTAgtggaagattttaaaagaaatatGAAGGAATCCCTGGAGCAAATGGAGATTAGAGTTAAGGAACTGGGAGTACATGTGGAGAGAACGAAGGGCGAGGCGGCCCAAGGAGATTCAGCATGGCAGGAGTTAGATATAGGACCCCCGGAGTGGGAGGTAGAAACAAGACAGGTACAGGGGAATAAAATGATGCCATTGCTTGTGAAAAGAGCAGGACAGACACAGTATGTTCCTTGGGGGGGACAGGACCTTGAAGGGCTGAAAAACATTCTGCCTAA from the Amblyraja radiata isolate CabotCenter1 chromosome 16, sAmbRad1.1.pri, whole genome shotgun sequence genome contains:
- the LOC116982240 gene encoding tripartite motif-containing protein 52-like, whose protein sequence is MASKQQVESWTEETLCPICLDFFTDPVILECGHNFCRSCITQSWDREERNSCPECRDEFTDRTLRVNRALARLSEKARTLSLNTEEKESKHHCDKHQEELKLFCETDKKLICVICAAGREHKSHSFMPVDEAVETYKDQVKSSIQSLTTNKSAIQEMEDQQKQKISQVRVRPCCVAFLIVLCSFVVS